One genomic region from Reichenbachiella ulvae encodes:
- a CDS encoding DUF4861 domain-containing protein, which yields MRNLKIIAGMALLAACQQTPVLIVDNSLPIDVEETPIVISRSAIEAKLQLTEGEFPVVMKGAELFPQQLDDLDGDGEWDEIALIAPTQANTPVQLELNKTEEYPVFDQRTSVYLGIDYQRSDNFIEKDSEVRSPENIAMKYPMMYQMEGPAWENDKVGFRLYFDSRNGKDIFGKTTAEMVLSRAGTKKQNYHELDDWGMDVLKVGNSLGAGAIAMLHADTLVPLRNTASGEYETLIEGPVRTIFEVRQKGWDTPLGSIDVTERISIWAGQYGYQEELITDIDGIKWVSGIVNKHSKEMIEGQTDGTKYIYTYDEQSENKDYMGMGLVVNKDSFLLSTQAPDSAAAVTETFYTVTNEGKFYFVAGWELTDPMFETQEGFSKVMEQQAQIFGNPIEVK from the coding sequence ATGAGAAATCTGAAAATAATTGCAGGAATGGCTTTGCTGGCAGCTTGTCAGCAAACGCCTGTACTGATAGTGGATAATTCTCTTCCAATAGATGTGGAGGAGACCCCGATCGTTATTAGTCGATCAGCAATTGAGGCCAAGCTTCAATTGACGGAGGGAGAGTTTCCCGTTGTGATGAAAGGCGCTGAGCTATTTCCACAGCAACTGGATGATCTGGATGGGGATGGAGAATGGGACGAAATAGCCCTCATAGCACCCACTCAGGCGAATACGCCAGTACAATTAGAGTTGAATAAGACAGAAGAATATCCGGTGTTTGATCAAAGAACAAGCGTTTATCTGGGTATAGATTACCAACGTTCTGATAATTTCATAGAGAAGGATAGTGAAGTTAGAAGCCCGGAAAACATTGCGATGAAATATCCAATGATGTATCAGATGGAAGGGCCTGCATGGGAGAATGACAAGGTGGGCTTTAGGCTCTATTTCGATTCACGAAATGGGAAGGATATTTTCGGTAAGACTACTGCTGAAATGGTTTTGTCAAGAGCAGGAACGAAAAAACAGAATTATCACGAATTAGACGACTGGGGAATGGACGTTCTCAAGGTAGGAAATAGTCTGGGTGCAGGAGCTATTGCGATGCTACATGCAGATACTCTAGTACCATTGAGAAACACCGCTTCGGGCGAATACGAAACTTTGATAGAAGGTCCAGTTCGGACGATTTTCGAAGTGAGACAAAAGGGCTGGGATACTCCACTAGGATCTATCGATGTGACTGAACGAATCAGCATATGGGCTGGTCAGTATGGTTACCAGGAAGAGCTGATCACTGATATAGATGGTATCAAGTGGGTTTCGGGCATAGTCAATAAGCACAGTAAGGAAATGATCGAAGGACAAACAGACGGCACTAAGTACATCTATACCTACGATGAGCAATCAGAAAATAAGGATTACATGGGAATGGGTTTGGTCGTAAACAAGGATTCCTTTTTACTTTCTACTCAGGCGCCTGATTCAGCAGCTGCAGTGACAGAGACCTTTTATACTGTAACTAATGAAGGGAAATTCTATTTTGTAGCAGGCTGGGAGTTGACCGATCCGATGTTCGAAACACAGGAAGGATTTTCCAAGGTGATGGAGCAGCAGGCTCAGATATTCGGAAACCCCATTGAAGTGAAATAA
- a CDS encoding substrate-binding domain-containing protein, whose translation MKKAAIILLLTLTTFLSFGQTKVGLLFDQFASVRWKNDARFLEENFSEQGVETILKVAHSSLDKQLEQTQELIDEGVKAIVIVAVDGTNSEKIVSLAKANKVLVVAYDRPVMDENVDIYVSYNGLECGRQQAKSMVNGIKEGNIIMINGPVSDINGIQFREGQLEVLQPYIDEGRINVKGDWVLDSWNEMSALMKFYEETPDLSEIDGVLSAADWFNDALNEYAENDPLVDNIYKTGMDPTIDTIDKIKKGTQNMSIYKPLEPLAEKAVELTMAKLNDKDAEIAEIQIMDLTFHGYLFDPIVIDKDNASNFASKLQKSVVAE comes from the coding sequence ATGAAGAAAGCAGCAATAATTTTACTATTGACCCTAACCACATTCCTGTCTTTTGGGCAGACCAAGGTAGGGTTGTTATTCGATCAATTCGCCAGTGTACGCTGGAAGAATGATGCCAGATTTCTGGAAGAGAATTTTTCAGAACAAGGGGTTGAAACCATCTTAAAAGTCGCTCACTCGAGTTTAGACAAGCAATTAGAGCAAACACAAGAATTGATTGACGAAGGTGTAAAAGCCATCGTTATCGTAGCAGTAGACGGTACCAACTCTGAGAAAATCGTTTCATTGGCCAAAGCAAATAAAGTTTTGGTAGTGGCATATGACCGTCCAGTTATGGATGAAAATGTAGACATCTATGTTTCCTACAACGGGCTGGAATGCGGTAGACAACAGGCCAAAAGCATGGTAAATGGTATCAAAGAAGGAAATATCATTATGATCAACGGGCCAGTTTCTGATATAAACGGGATTCAGTTTAGAGAAGGGCAACTAGAAGTGCTTCAGCCCTACATCGATGAAGGACGTATCAATGTCAAAGGTGATTGGGTATTGGATAGCTGGAATGAAATGAGCGCGTTGATGAAGTTTTATGAAGAGACACCTGATCTTTCTGAAATTGACGGGGTATTATCTGCAGCAGACTGGTTCAACGATGCGTTGAATGAATACGCGGAAAACGATCCACTAGTAGATAACATCTACAAAACAGGTATGGATCCAACTATTGATACAATAGACAAAATCAAAAAAGGAACGCAAAACATGTCTATCTACAAGCCTTTGGAGCCTTTGGCTGAAAAAGCTGTTGAGCTAACTATGGCTAAACTGAATGATAAAGATGCTGAGATCGCCGAGATTCAAATCATGGATTTGACTTTCCACGGATACCTTTTCGATCCTATCGTCATCGATAAAGACAATGCCAGTAACTTCGCTTCGAAGCTACAAAAGTCAGTCGTTGCTGAATAA